GCTCGTCGCGTCGCGACGGGAGGGCCGCTCCATCCTCTACAGCGCGGCCTTCCCGGCACTGGCCGATCTCGTCGACTTCCTCATGCGCGACTGCTGCGGCGGCCATCCGCAAGTGTGCCAGCCGGCGGTCGCCGCCCTCTCCACCATCACCTGCTGTGAGCCCGCGAAAGGCGCCACCCATGGCTGAAGCCACCACGTCTCCTCGTGTTTTCAATGTGCTGTTCCTGTGCACCGGCAATTCCGCGCGCTCGGTCCTGGCGGAGAGCATCCTTGCAAAGGATGGCGCGGGGCGCTTCCGCGCCTTCTCGGCGGGCAGCCAGCCCAAGGGCGCGGTGAATCCCTTCGCCGTCGAGGTACTGCGCAGCTACGACTACCCGACCGACGGGTTGCGTTCGAAGAGCTGGGCGGAGTTTGCCGCGCACGACGCGCCGGTGATGGACTTCGTCTTCACGGTCTGTGACAGCGCGGCCGGCGAAGCCTGCCCGGTCTGGCCGGGCCATCCGGTCACGGCCCATTGGGGGATTGAAGATCCCGCCGCGGTCGAGGGCACCGATGTGCAGAAGCTCGCCGCCTTCGTCACGGCGTTTCGCTACATGAAGAACCGGGTCGACGCGTTCGCGGCGCTGCCGGTGGCGATGCTCGACAAGGTCTCGCTGCAGGCGCGGCTCGCCGAGATCGGCCGTCTCTCCGGCGCGACCAGCCCGCGCACGAGCGCGGCGTGAGCGGTCCCATGGACATCGTCATCTATCACAACCCCGATTGCGGCACCTCGCGCAACGCGCTGGCGCTCATCCGCCATGCGGGTATCGAACCGCATGTGGTCGAGTATCTGAAGTCGCCCCCCTCGCGCGCGCTGCTGGAGCAGCTGCTCGCGCGGACGGGGAAGCCGGTGCGCGCGGCGCTACGCGAGAAGGGCACACCCTTCGCCGAACTGGGGCTCGGCGATCCCGCCCTGTCCGACGCCCAGCTCATCGACGCGATGATGGCGCATCCGATCCTGATCAACCGGCCGCTGGTGGTCTCGCCGCTCGGCGTCAAGCTGTGCCGTCCGTCCGAGACGGTGCTCGACGTGCTTCCCGTCGTCCCCAACGCCGACATAGCCAAGGACGACGGCACGCTGTTCCTGCGCGACGAGCAGGTGGCCGCGACGGAGCCGCGACTTGCCAAGGCCCTGCGCGATGCCGGGCTGCCAACGCAGGATCTGCCCGTCAGCCCCGGGCGCTTCTTCAGCTTCCGTACGCTGGGCGGGCGCCTCATCGGCTATGGCGGCTTCGAGCCGTATGGAGACGACGTGTTGCTGCGCTCGCTGCTCGTGAAGGATAGCGAGCGCGGTCAGGGCCTCGGTCGCAACATGGTCCTGCTGCTGCTCTCCCGCGCCTTCGATCTCGGCGCCCGCAAGGCCTGGGTGCTCACCGAGGGCGCCGCCGGCTGGTTCGAGACGAACGGTTTC
Above is a window of Ancylobacter sp. WKF20 DNA encoding:
- the arsC gene encoding arsenate reductase (glutaredoxin) (This arsenate reductase requires both glutathione and glutaredoxin to convert arsenate to arsenite, after which the efflux transporter formed by ArsA and ArsB can extrude the arsenite from the cell, providing resistance.) — encoded protein: MSGPMDIVIYHNPDCGTSRNALALIRHAGIEPHVVEYLKSPPSRALLEQLLARTGKPVRAALREKGTPFAELGLGDPALSDAQLIDAMMAHPILINRPLVVSPLGVKLCRPSETVLDVLPVVPNADIAKDDGTLFLRDEQVAATEPRLAKALRDAGLPTQDLPVSPGRFFSFRTLGGRLIGYGGFEPYGDDVLLRSLLVKDSERGQGLGRNMVLLLLSRAFDLGARKAWVLTEGAAGWFETNGFKAQPREAAPPAIAATPQAAALCPASARLLSRSIAL
- a CDS encoding arsenate reductase ArsC, whose translation is MAEATTSPRVFNVLFLCTGNSARSVLAESILAKDGAGRFRAFSAGSQPKGAVNPFAVEVLRSYDYPTDGLRSKSWAEFAAHDAPVMDFVFTVCDSAAGEACPVWPGHPVTAHWGIEDPAAVEGTDVQKLAAFVTAFRYMKNRVDAFAALPVAMLDKVSLQARLAEIGRLSGATSPRTSAA